The region GCACTTATGCTTTAAATAACACGATTTACCTGCCTGTCACCACCATGAGAATCAATTTCACTCCCGGGGCGGTAGCGATGGCTGATACGATAAGCGGTTTCCAAGGCGCCGTGGTGGGTCTTTCCCTTACGGACGTCATCCAGCTCAAGGGACACAACAAGTATACCGGCGGCATCACGATCGAATACGGTGAGCAAAAAGGGGCCATCTATTTCGCCGACGGCGAGATCATCCATGCCGAACTGGGGCCGGAGATCGGCGAGGAGGCCATCTACCGGATTATCAAGTGGCCGGGCGGCATCTTCAATATCCACCCCGAAATGACCTCCAACGTCTGCACGATCCACTACCGCACCGATTACCTGCTGCTCGAAGCCCTGCGCCGCATGGATGAAGAAAACGCCGGAGCGCCCGGATCAGGCGGCGAATCGGCCCCGGCAGTGGCCCCGCGGCGGACCATGAGCAAGGTCGCGGCGCGGCTCCAGGACATTGAGGCGGTCACGTACGCGGTGCTGCTGGACAAAGCAGGCAACCCGCTCCAGGATAACAGCATCGAAGCCGTGGCCCTGGCCGCCAAGGGACTCTTCCTGGCCACCACCGGCAACCGTTTCGGTGAGCTTCTGGGGCTGGGAGAGATCAAGGCGGCGGCCGTGCAGACGAAGCAGTATCACCTGCTGATGTACGACTCCAAACAACATTATCTCAGCATCGCCGTCAAACCG is a window of Geobacter sp. FeAm09 DNA encoding:
- a CDS encoding DUF4388 domain-containing protein, giving the protein MADTISGFQGAVVGLSLTDVIQLKGHNKYTGGITIEYGEQKGAIYFADGEIIHAELGPEIGEEAIYRIIKWPGGIFNIHPEMTSNVCTIHYRTDYLLLEALRRMDEENAGAPGSGGESAPAVAPRRTMSKVAARLQDIEAVTYAVLLDKAGNPLQDNSIEAVALAAKGLFLATTGNRFGELLGLGEIKAAAVQTKQYHLLMYDSKQHYLSIAVKPEANLESVEREIRAVLIPGK